The Pantoea nemavictus genome includes a region encoding these proteins:
- the dkgB gene encoding 2,5-didehydrogluconate reductase DkgB encodes MTIPAFGLGTFRLQDDVVIQSVKNALDLGYRAIDTAQIYENEAAVGQAIAESGVARDELFITTKIWIENLSSEALIPSLEESLIKLRTNYVDLTLIHWPSPGKAISVKESMMALMAAKEAGLTRQIGISNFPIALMKEAIEAVGVENIATNQIELHPFLQNRQVVDFAQQHALHITSYMTLAYGEALKDEVINAIAQKHKATPAQIVLAWAMKLGYAVIPSSTKRENLSSNMAAVNLHLDDKDMADIAALDRQQRLVSPEGLAPDWD; translated from the coding sequence ATGACAATCCCCGCTTTTGGTTTAGGTACTTTTCGTCTTCAGGACGATGTCGTCATTCAGTCCGTTAAAAATGCACTGGATCTTGGCTATCGCGCTATCGATACCGCTCAAATCTATGAAAATGAAGCTGCTGTAGGGCAAGCAATTGCAGAAAGCGGCGTAGCGCGTGATGAATTATTTATTACTACCAAGATCTGGATCGAGAATTTGTCCTCTGAGGCGCTAATCCCGAGCTTAGAAGAGAGCCTGATAAAACTGCGTACCAATTATGTCGATCTCACGCTGATCCATTGGCCTTCGCCCGGAAAAGCTATTTCTGTTAAAGAAAGTATGATGGCATTAATGGCAGCAAAAGAAGCAGGACTGACGCGTCAAATTGGTATTTCAAACTTCCCAATTGCATTGATGAAAGAGGCGATTGAAGCAGTGGGTGTGGAAAATATTGCGACTAACCAGATCGAGTTGCATCCCTTCCTACAGAATCGACAGGTAGTCGATTTTGCGCAACAGCACGCGCTTCATATCACTTCTTATATGACGCTGGCTTATGGAGAAGCGCTAAAGGATGAGGTGATTAACGCGATTGCTCAGAAGCATAAAGCCACTCCAGCTCAGATTGTTCTGGCATGGGCAATGAAGTTAGGTTACGCGGTTATCCCGTCATCAACCAAACGTGAAAACCTGTCGAGCAACATGGCAGCGGTTAATTTGCATCTGGATGATAAAGATATGGCAGATATTGCAGCGCTGGATCGTCAGCAGCGTTTAGTGAGTCCGGAAGGTCTGGCGCCTGACTGGGATTAA
- the yafC gene encoding DNA-binding transcriptional regulator YafC: MKASSDELKVFIAVVESGSFSRAAEQLQMANSAVSRTVKKLENKLGVALLTRTTRQLALTHEGEHYFRRVQKLMQEMSTAESELIERQMAPQGILRIDAATPVILHLLLPMIKPFRERYPDVRLSLISSESFINLIERKVDVAIRAGDLTDSTLRARLLFTSYRKLVATPAYLAKYGVPASAADLAYHECLGFVETPRLNRWPVTDENGGLYDSIPSMSSNSGETLKQLVLGDQGIACLSDFMVDKEIADGTFIELLAERRVPVKMPFNAVYYSDLGVSQRVRAFIDFLSEWLKDQPWRVQG; the protein is encoded by the coding sequence ATGAAGGCATCGTCAGATGAGTTAAAAGTGTTTATTGCCGTGGTTGAAAGCGGCAGTTTCAGCCGTGCTGCGGAACAGCTACAGATGGCCAATTCGGCAGTAAGCCGTACCGTTAAGAAACTGGAGAATAAACTGGGTGTAGCGCTATTAACGCGTACCACACGCCAGCTGGCACTCACTCATGAAGGCGAACATTACTTTCGCCGTGTGCAAAAGTTGATGCAGGAGATGTCTACGGCCGAGAGTGAGCTCATAGAGCGGCAAATGGCTCCACAGGGCATACTGCGCATTGATGCAGCTACACCCGTGATTCTGCATCTGTTACTACCGATGATTAAACCATTTCGTGAGCGCTATCCGGACGTTAGGCTATCGCTGATTTCTTCAGAGAGCTTCATCAATCTCATCGAACGTAAAGTCGATGTGGCAATTCGCGCTGGCGATTTAACGGACTCCACGCTACGTGCTCGCCTACTCTTCACTAGCTATCGCAAACTAGTAGCCACGCCGGCTTATCTGGCGAAATATGGCGTACCGGCTTCAGCAGCTGATTTGGCCTATCATGAATGCCTCGGCTTTGTTGAAACGCCCCGGTTAAATCGTTGGCCTGTCACCGATGAAAATGGTGGCCTATATGACAGTATTCCGAGTATGTCCTCTAACAGCGGCGAAACTCTCAAACAGTTAGTTTTAGGCGATCAGGGTATCGCTTGTTTATCAGATTTTATGGTGGATAAAGAAATTGCGGATGGCACTTTCATTGAGCTGCTTGCTGAGCGACGCGTTCCAGTAAAAATGCCTTTTAATGCAGTCTATTACAGCGACTTAGGTGTTAGCCAACGCGTCAGGGCGTTTATCGACTTTCTGAGTGAATGGTTAAAAGATCAGCCCTGGCGAGTGCAGGGCTGA
- a CDS encoding MFS transporter has protein sequence MPLALWALTISAYAIGTTEFVIVGLIPTIAEQLSITLPSAGMLVSIYALGVAVGAPVLTALTGKLARKQLLMGLMALFTVGNLVAWLAPNYETLVIARLLTGLAHGVFFSVGSTIATSLVSKEKAASAIAIMFGGLTVALVTGVPLGTLIGQHFGWRESFLAVSLLGVIALVASQVLIPRNIAQPPATTLAQQARVMVNPRLLLIYAITALGYGGVFTAFTFLAPMMQSLAGFSPTAVSVILLGYGISVAIGNIWGGKLADRRGAVPALTLIFTALAILLMVFQFTASMHYMSVATVLVMGIFAFANVPGLQVYVVQKAEHFAPGAVDVASGLNIAAFNIGIALGSTVGGYIVEHYGLAQTPWVGAVIVFGALLLVRLSGQLEKPNSAIAIE, from the coding sequence ATGCCACTTGCACTTTGGGCGCTTACAATCAGTGCCTATGCCATCGGAACCACAGAATTTGTGATTGTTGGATTGATTCCGACCATCGCTGAACAGCTCAGTATTACGCTACCTTCTGCAGGAATGCTGGTATCCATTTACGCTTTAGGCGTGGCTGTCGGCGCACCCGTGCTTACCGCCTTGACCGGTAAGCTAGCCCGTAAACAGTTATTGATGGGATTGATGGCACTATTTACCGTCGGTAATCTGGTTGCCTGGCTGGCGCCAAACTATGAAACGCTGGTAATAGCCCGTTTGCTGACCGGTCTCGCTCATGGTGTGTTCTTCTCTGTCGGATCAACGATTGCAACCAGTCTGGTGAGCAAGGAGAAAGCCGCGAGTGCGATTGCCATCATGTTTGGTGGTCTAACCGTCGCTTTGGTAACAGGTGTGCCGTTGGGGACGCTAATCGGGCAACACTTTGGCTGGCGTGAAAGTTTCCTCGCTGTATCGCTATTAGGAGTGATTGCATTAGTCGCAAGTCAGGTGCTTATCCCACGTAATATTGCGCAACCACCGGCCACGACACTGGCACAGCAGGCACGCGTAATGGTTAATCCACGTCTGCTACTGATCTATGCCATTACTGCACTGGGTTATGGCGGCGTATTTACTGCCTTCACATTCCTTGCGCCGATGATGCAGTCGCTGGCAGGTTTTTCGCCGACCGCGGTAAGCGTGATTTTGTTGGGATATGGTATTTCCGTTGCCATTGGTAACATCTGGGGCGGCAAGCTGGCGGATCGACGCGGAGCCGTTCCCGCTCTAACACTGATCTTTACGGCGCTGGCAATTTTGCTGATGGTATTCCAGTTCACTGCAAGTATGCATTACATGTCAGTGGCAACGGTATTGGTCATGGGTATCTTCGCTTTTGCCAACGTGCCCGGTTTGCAGGTTTATGTGGTGCAGAAAGCTGAACACTTTGCACCGGGCGCAGTGGATGTCGCTTCAGGTTTGAATATCGCGGCATTCAATATTGGGATTGCTCTGGGGTCTACGGTCGGTGGTTATATTGTTGAGCATTATGGTTTGGCACAAACACCATGGGTAGGCGCTGTCATTGTTTTTGGTGCGTTGCTGCTGGTACGTTTAAGCGGTCAGCTCGAAAAGCCGAACTCGGCGATTGCGATTGAATAA
- a CDS encoding endonuclease/exonuclease/phosphatase family protein — MRKKTYSMRYVAGQPAERIFPPGAMLHAGQPLPPGAPLPADPTLRVLVWNIFKQQRAEWMSVLEGFGKDAHLVLLQEAQATPELVKFATSNYLAADQVPAFVLPQHPSGVMTLASAHPVYCCPLREREPLLRLAKSALVTAYPLPTGEMLMVVNIHAVNFSLGVDVYSKQLGPIGEQIQHHRGPVIMAGDFNAWSRQRMNALYRFARDMSLREVNFTDDHRRKAFGRPLDFVFYRDMKVSEASVLVTRASDHNPLLVEFNSLYGIER, encoded by the coding sequence GTGCGAAAAAAAACTTATTCAATGCGTTATGTAGCAGGTCAGCCAGCTGAGCGGATCTTTCCGCCGGGGGCAATGCTGCATGCTGGACAGCCTTTACCGCCCGGAGCACCTCTACCCGCAGATCCAACGCTGCGGGTTTTAGTCTGGAACATCTTCAAGCAGCAGCGTGCAGAGTGGATGTCAGTGCTGGAAGGCTTCGGCAAAGATGCTCACCTGGTGCTGTTGCAGGAAGCGCAAGCCACGCCTGAGCTGGTCAAATTCGCCACCAGCAACTATCTCGCAGCCGATCAGGTCCCCGCATTTGTCTTACCGCAACATCCTTCTGGCGTCATGACGTTGGCTTCTGCGCATCCTGTGTATTGCTGCCCATTGCGTGAACGAGAGCCATTGCTACGTTTGGCCAAATCAGCGTTGGTCACGGCTTATCCTTTACCCACCGGCGAAATGCTGATGGTGGTAAATATCCACGCGGTGAATTTCAGTCTCGGGGTGGATGTGTACAGCAAGCAGCTCGGACCGATTGGTGAACAGATTCAGCATCATCGTGGGCCCGTAATCATGGCCGGCGATTTCAACGCATGGAGCCGTCAGCGCATGAATGCGCTGTACCGTTTTGCCCGGGATATGTCACTGCGGGAGGTTAACTTCACGGACGACCATCGCCGTAAAGCCTTTGGTCGTCCGCTGGATTTCGTTTTCTATCGCGATATGAAGGTGAGTGAAGCCTCAGTGCTGGTAACGCGCGCTTCAGACCACAATCCTCTGTTGGTTGAATTCAACTCCCTCTACGGTAT